Proteins encoded by one window of Yersinia massiliensis:
- a CDS encoding UDP-glucose dehydrogenase family protein has product MKVTVFGIGYVGLVQAAVLAEVGHDVLCIDVDENKVADLQKGRIAIFEPGLAPLVKENYEEGRLRFSTDARAGVAHGCIQFIAVGTPPDEDGAADLKYVLEVADTIAKYMDAPKVIIDKSTVPVGTADKVQQRIKTVLQQRGLEIAFNVVSNPEFLKEGAAVADCKRPERIVIGIDTHDNGVIDLISELYEPFNRNHDRMLIMDIRSAELTKYAANAMLATKISFMNEIANIAERLGADVEKVRQGIGSDSRIGYHFIYSGCGYGGSCFPKDIQALIRSAESCDYQPQLLQAVEKINNEQKYKLTEFIQHHFHSQIAGKTFAVWGLAFKPNTDDMREAPSRILMEALWHGGAIIQAYDPEAMDEAQRIYGARDDLKLMGTKESALQGADALIICTEWQNFRAPDFDVIKSRLKQPVIFDGRNLYDPERLNSRGFTYYGIGRGDSINQVK; this is encoded by the coding sequence ATGAAAGTGACGGTTTTTGGTATTGGCTATGTAGGGCTTGTTCAGGCAGCAGTACTCGCGGAAGTTGGTCACGATGTCCTTTGCATTGATGTTGATGAAAACAAGGTTGCTGACTTGCAAAAAGGACGTATTGCTATATTTGAGCCTGGTCTTGCACCTTTGGTAAAAGAAAATTATGAGGAGGGGAGGCTTCGATTTTCAACCGATGCACGGGCGGGTGTTGCGCATGGTTGTATTCAATTTATTGCTGTTGGCACACCTCCTGATGAGGATGGTGCCGCTGATCTTAAATATGTGCTGGAAGTTGCTGACACCATAGCGAAATATATGGATGCGCCTAAGGTGATCATTGATAAGTCTACGGTTCCTGTTGGGACTGCGGATAAAGTACAACAAAGGATAAAAACTGTTTTGCAGCAGCGAGGTTTAGAAATTGCATTTAATGTGGTTTCAAACCCAGAATTTCTAAAAGAGGGTGCTGCAGTTGCTGATTGCAAACGGCCAGAGCGTATTGTTATTGGCATTGATACTCATGACAACGGTGTAATTGACTTAATTAGTGAGCTATACGAGCCTTTTAACCGGAATCATGACCGCATGCTTATCATGGATATTCGCAGTGCAGAACTGACCAAGTATGCAGCGAATGCGATGTTGGCGACAAAAATTAGTTTCATGAATGAGATCGCTAATATCGCTGAAAGACTCGGTGCTGATGTTGAAAAAGTACGTCAAGGTATTGGTTCTGATTCGCGCATTGGCTATCACTTCATTTATTCAGGTTGCGGCTATGGTGGTTCCTGTTTTCCGAAAGACATCCAAGCATTAATTAGGTCAGCCGAAAGTTGCGATTATCAGCCACAACTCTTGCAGGCGGTCGAGAAAATCAATAACGAACAGAAGTATAAGTTAACCGAATTTATTCAGCACCATTTTCATTCACAGATTGCAGGCAAAACATTCGCCGTTTGGGGACTAGCATTCAAACCCAATACAGACGATATGCGAGAGGCACCTAGTCGAATTTTAATGGAAGCATTATGGCATGGTGGTGCAATTATTCAGGCTTACGACCCCGAAGCAATGGATGAAGCTCAGCGTATTTATGGCGCTAGGGATGACTTAAAATTAATGGGAACAAAGGAGTCGGCACTACAAGGGGCGGATGCACTGATAATTTGCACTGAATGGCAAAATTTTAGAGCACCTGACTTTGACGTTATCAAATCTAGATTAAAACAACCGGTAATATTTGATGGGCGTAATTTGTACGATCCTGAACGATTAAATAGTCGCGGCTTCACTTATTACGGGATTGGACGCGGTGATTCGATTAATCAAGTGAAATAA
- the hns gene encoding histone-like nucleoid-structuring protein H-NS yields the protein MSEALKILNNIRTLRAQARECTLETLEEMLEKLEVVVNERREEDSQVQAEIEERERKLSQYREMLIADGIDPNELLQTMSATKATTKAKRAARPAKYKYVDENGETKTWTGQGRTPAVIKKAIEDEGKSLDDFLL from the coding sequence ATGAGCGAAGCGTTAAAGATTCTTAACAACATCCGTACTCTACGTGCTCAAGCACGCGAATGCACTCTTGAAACTTTAGAAGAAATGCTGGAGAAACTTGAAGTGGTCGTTAATGAACGCCGCGAAGAAGATTCTCAAGTACAAGCTGAGATTGAAGAACGCGAACGTAAATTGAGCCAATACCGTGAAATGCTTATTGCTGACGGTATTGACCCAAATGAACTGCTGCAAACTATGAGTGCAACTAAAGCTACTACTAAAGCTAAGCGTGCTGCACGCCCTGCTAAATATAAGTATGTAGACGAAAATGGCGAAACAAAAACCTGGACAGGCCAAGGCCGTACTCCAGCGGTGATTAAGAAAGCCATTGAAGACGAAGGTAAATCACTGGATGATTTCCTGCTGTAA
- a CDS encoding thymidine kinase, translating to MAQLYFYYSAMNAGKSTALLQSSYNYQERGMRTLVFTAEIDSRFGVGTVSSRIGLSSQALLYNHRTSLLSIIATEHQTKPVHCILLDECQFLTKEQVQELCQVVDDLHIPVLCYGLRTDFLGELFPGSKYLLSWADKLVELKTICHCGRKANMVLRLDEQGRAVHDGEQIVIGGNESYVSVCRRHYKEAIKAACL from the coding sequence ATGGCTCAACTTTATTTTTATTACTCTGCAATGAATGCAGGAAAGTCTACGGCGCTGTTACAGTCTTCTTATAACTACCAAGAACGAGGTATGCGTACCTTAGTATTTACGGCTGAGATAGATAGCCGCTTTGGTGTTGGGACCGTCAGTTCACGTATAGGGCTATCTTCACAAGCTTTGCTCTATAATCACAGAACATCATTATTATCTATTATTGCTACTGAGCATCAAACAAAACCCGTTCACTGTATTTTGCTTGATGAATGCCAATTCCTGACCAAAGAACAAGTCCAAGAATTGTGTCAAGTGGTGGATGATTTACACATCCCTGTCCTGTGTTATGGGTTACGTACTGATTTTCTCGGTGAGCTATTTCCTGGCAGTAAATATTTGCTCTCGTGGGCAGACAAATTGGTTGAGTTAAAAACCATTTGTCACTGTGGTCGCAAAGCGAACATGGTGCTGCGTTTGGATGAACAGGGCAGAGCGGTGCATGACGGTGAGCAAATTGTTATTGGTGGCAATGAGAGTTATGTCTCAGTTTGCCGGCGTCATTATAAAGAAGCCATTAAAGCTGCTTGTCTCTAG
- the adhE gene encoding bifunctional acetaldehyde-CoA/alcohol dehydrogenase, with translation MAVTNVAELNELVARVKKAQREYANFTQEQVDKIFRAAALAAADARIPLAKLAVEESGMGIVEDKVIKNHFASEYIYNAYKDEKTCGILEEDKTFGTITIAEPIGLICGIVPTTNPTSTAIFKALISLKTRNGIVFSPHPRAKDATNKAADIVLQAAIAAGAPADIIGWIDAPTVELSNQLMHHPDINLILATGGPGMVKAAYSSGKPAIGVGAGNTPVVVDETADIKRVVASILMSKTFDNGVICASEQSIIVVDSVYDAVRERFASHGGYLLQGKELKAVQDIILKNGGLNAAIVGQPATKIAEMAGIKVPANTKILIGEVKVVDESEPFAHEKLSPTLAMYRAKSFEDAVEKAEKLVEMGGIGHTSCLYTDQDNQPARVKYFGDKMKTARILINTPASHGGIGDLYNFKVAPSLTLGCGSWGGNSISENVGPKHLINKKTVAKRAENMLWHKLPKSIYFRRGSLPIALEEVATDGAKRAFIVTDRYLFNNGYADQITGVLKSHGIETEVFFEVEADPTLSIVRKGAEQMNSFKPDVIIALGGGSPMDAAKIMWVMYEHPETHFEELALRFMDIRKRIYKFPKMGVKAKMIAVTTTSGTGSEVTPFAVVTDDATGQKYPLADYALTPDMAIVDANLVMNMPKSLCAFGGLDAVTHALEAYVSVLANEYSDGQALQALKLLKEFLPASYNEGAKNPVARERVHNAATIAGIAFANAFLGVCHSMAHKLGSEFHIPHGLANAMLISNVIRYNANDNPTKQTAFSQYDRPQARRRYAEIADHLGLSAPGDRTAQKIQKLLTWLDEIKAELGIPVSIREAGVQEADFLAKVDKLSEDAFDDQCTGANPRYPLISELKQILMDTYYGREFSEEIDREEVAVVAAPAAKAEKKAKK, from the coding sequence ATGGCTGTAACGAATGTCGCTGAACTTAACGAGCTAGTAGCACGCGTCAAGAAAGCCCAGCGCGAGTATGCCAACTTCACTCAAGAGCAGGTTGATAAAATCTTCCGTGCCGCAGCTTTAGCTGCAGCAGATGCCCGTATTCCTTTAGCCAAATTGGCGGTTGAGGAATCAGGCATGGGTATTGTGGAAGATAAAGTGATCAAGAACCACTTTGCTTCTGAATATATCTACAATGCTTACAAAGATGAAAAGACGTGTGGCATTTTAGAAGAAGATAAAACCTTCGGTACTATTACTATTGCTGAACCTATCGGTTTAATCTGCGGTATCGTACCAACAACTAACCCAACCTCTACCGCTATCTTCAAGGCGTTAATTAGCCTGAAAACCCGTAACGGTATCGTGTTCTCTCCACACCCACGTGCTAAAGACGCAACCAATAAAGCCGCAGATATCGTGCTTCAAGCCGCTATCGCCGCAGGTGCGCCAGCAGATATTATTGGTTGGATTGATGCGCCAACGGTTGAGTTATCTAATCAGCTGATGCACCACCCAGACATTAACCTGATTCTGGCCACAGGTGGCCCAGGCATGGTTAAAGCAGCGTATAGCTCTGGTAAACCAGCGATCGGTGTTGGTGCGGGTAACACCCCAGTTGTTGTTGATGAAACAGCGGATATTAAGCGTGTTGTTGCTTCTATTCTGATGTCTAAAACCTTTGATAACGGCGTGATTTGTGCTTCAGAGCAGTCCATCATCGTTGTAGATTCGGTTTATGATGCCGTTCGTGAGCGTTTCGCGTCTCACGGTGGTTACCTGTTACAAGGTAAAGAACTGAAAGCTGTTCAAGATATTATTCTGAAAAATGGTGGCCTGAACGCGGCTATCGTTGGTCAGCCAGCCACTAAGATTGCTGAAATGGCAGGTATTAAAGTACCAGCCAATACCAAAATTCTTATCGGTGAAGTTAAAGTTGTTGATGAATCCGAACCTTTCGCTCACGAAAAACTGTCACCTACGTTGGCAATGTATCGTGCGAAGAGCTTCGAAGACGCTGTTGAAAAAGCAGAGAAACTGGTGGAAATGGGCGGTATCGGCCATACATCTTGCCTGTATACAGATCAAGATAACCAACCTGCTCGCGTTAAGTATTTCGGCGACAAAATGAAAACCGCCCGAATTCTTATCAACACCCCTGCCTCTCATGGTGGTATCGGTGACCTGTATAACTTCAAAGTAGCGCCATCTCTGACGCTGGGTTGCGGTTCTTGGGGTGGTAACTCCATCTCTGAAAACGTCGGTCCGAAACACTTGATCAACAAGAAAACTGTGGCTAAGCGAGCAGAAAACATGTTGTGGCATAAACTCCCGAAATCTATTTACTTCCGCCGTGGGTCCCTGCCTATTGCACTGGAAGAAGTGGCAACTGACGGTGCAAAACGTGCCTTCATCGTGACTGACCGCTATCTGTTTAACAATGGCTATGCTGACCAAATCACTGGCGTATTGAAATCTCACGGTATCGAAACTGAAGTCTTCTTTGAAGTAGAAGCAGACCCTACCCTGAGCATCGTGCGTAAAGGTGCAGAGCAGATGAACTCCTTCAAACCAGACGTGATCATCGCGCTGGGTGGTGGTTCACCGATGGATGCTGCAAAAATTATGTGGGTCATGTACGAACATCCAGAAACCCACTTTGAAGAACTGGCATTACGCTTTATGGATATCCGTAAACGTATTTACAAGTTCCCGAAAATGGGCGTGAAAGCGAAAATGATCGCGGTCACCACCACATCAGGTACGGGTTCAGAAGTGACACCGTTCGCGGTAGTGACCGACGATGCAACAGGTCAGAAATATCCATTGGCTGACTATGCATTGACTCCAGATATGGCAATTGTTGACGCCAACCTGGTTATGAATATGCCTAAGTCACTGTGTGCCTTTGGTGGTCTTGATGCGGTGACCCATGCACTGGAAGCTTATGTTTCTGTGTTGGCGAACGAATACTCTGATGGTCAGGCGCTGCAAGCACTGAAACTGTTGAAAGAATTCTTGCCAGCCAGTTACAACGAAGGCGCTAAAAACCCAGTTGCGCGCGAACGTGTTCATAATGCCGCGACCATTGCAGGTATCGCATTTGCTAACGCCTTCTTGGGTGTCTGTCACTCAATGGCCCACAAATTGGGTTCTGAGTTCCATATTCCGCACGGCTTGGCAAACGCCATGTTGATTTCGAACGTTATTCGCTATAACGCGAATGATAACCCAACAAAACAGACTGCTTTCAGCCAGTATGACCGCCCACAAGCACGTCGTCGTTATGCTGAAATTGCAGATCATCTGGGTCTGAGTGCACCGGGCGACCGTACCGCACAAAAAATTCAGAAGCTGTTGACGTGGTTAGATGAAATCAAAGCTGAATTGGGGATCCCTGTTTCAATTCGTGAAGCGGGCGTTCAGGAAGCCGATTTCTTAGCCAAAGTAGACAAACTGTCTGAAGATGCGTTTGATGACCAGTGTACCGGTGCTAACCCACGTTACCCACTGATCTCTGAGCTGAAACAGATCTTGATGGATACTTATTACGGCCGTGAATTCAGCGAAGAAATTGACCGTGAAGAAGTTGCAGTTGTAGCTGCACCTGCAGCTAAAGCTGAGAAAAAAGCTAAAAAATAA
- a CDS encoding YchE family NAAT transporter, with protein MSQSLLDLSGYIKFFVGLFALVNPVGILPVFISMTSYQAPAGRDKTNLTANLSVAIILWISLFLGDAILTVFGISIDSFRIAGGILVVSIAMSMISGKLGEDKQNKQEKTETAVRESIGVVPLALPLMAGPGAISSTIVWSSRYHSWQNLLGLTVAVALFAFCCWLLFRAAPLLVRLLGQTGINVITRIMGLLLMALGIEFIVTGIKALFPGLL; from the coding sequence GTGAGTCAATCATTGTTGGACCTTTCAGGTTACATCAAGTTTTTTGTTGGCTTATTTGCACTGGTAAACCCAGTCGGGATTTTGCCGGTATTTATCAGTATGACCAGCTATCAAGCACCGGCGGGTCGGGATAAAACTAACTTAACGGCTAACCTTTCTGTTGCCATTATTTTGTGGATCTCCCTGTTCTTGGGTGATGCAATTCTAACTGTATTTGGTATTTCTATTGATTCATTCCGCATCGCGGGCGGGATTCTGGTTGTCAGCATTGCGATGTCAATGATCAGCGGTAAGCTCGGCGAGGATAAGCAGAATAAGCAGGAAAAAACAGAAACAGCGGTGCGAGAAAGTATTGGTGTTGTCCCATTAGCATTGCCGTTAATGGCAGGCCCAGGTGCGATAAGCTCAACGATTGTCTGGAGTTCCCGCTATCATAGTTGGCAAAATTTACTGGGATTAACTGTCGCGGTTGCCTTGTTTGCATTTTGCTGTTGGCTGTTATTCCGCGCCGCGCCGCTATTGGTTCGATTGCTAGGGCAAACGGGCATCAACGTAATAACACGTATCATGGGTTTGCTGTTGATGGCATTAGGTATTGAGTTTATTGTCACAGGAATCAAAGCACTTTTCCCTGGGTTACTTTAG
- a CDS encoding ABC transporter substrate-binding protein — protein MQIKFKQRPLAIISTILSLSFSTISSAASVPSGEVLAIDQSITINNGTEVASLDPHKVEGNPETNIILNLLEGLVSNDANGHLIPAVATHWDNDGYKVWTFHLRDDAVWSDGTPVTAQDFVYSWQRLADPKIGSPYASYLQYAQIENIDDVLKGTKKPDQLGVKALDAKTLQVTLTEPVPYFISMLSHTSMKPVKRDVIEKYGDKWTLPTNFVGNGAYKLKDWVVNERIVLERSPTYWNNKATVINKATFLPITSEVSDINRYRSGEIDITNSAIPPNLFAKMKKDLPSQVHVSPYLCTFYYEINNERAPFTDARVRAAIKLTLDRDIIATKIMGQGQIPAYGFTPTFTDGGNFSLPEWASWPQEKRNVEARKLLAEAGFNENNPLKFNLLYNTSDQNKQQAIAAASMWQKNLGATVTLQNQEWKTSLESRHQGQFDVARATWCGDYNEPTAFLNMLLSDSSNNTFFYKSPEFDAILAKALVVKDTQERTALYQQAENLLDKDSAMVPVYYRVSVRLIRPTVGGFTGKDPQDLTDLKNLYIRKL, from the coding sequence ATGCAAATAAAGTTTAAGCAGCGACCACTGGCGATAATAAGTACTATTCTAAGTTTGTCTTTTTCTACTATTTCATCAGCAGCTAGCGTGCCTTCTGGTGAGGTTTTAGCGATAGATCAAAGCATTACTATCAATAATGGGACTGAAGTCGCTTCTTTAGATCCGCACAAAGTTGAGGGTAACCCTGAAACAAATATTATCCTGAATCTATTAGAAGGGCTGGTGAGTAATGATGCCAATGGTCATCTTATTCCGGCAGTTGCCACCCACTGGGATAATGATGGATATAAAGTTTGGACATTCCACCTACGTGATGACGCAGTTTGGAGTGATGGCACGCCAGTCACAGCACAAGATTTTGTCTATAGCTGGCAACGTTTGGCAGACCCTAAAATAGGGTCACCTTACGCCAGTTACTTACAGTATGCCCAAATCGAAAATATCGATGATGTCCTAAAGGGCACCAAAAAACCTGATCAACTAGGCGTTAAGGCATTAGATGCGAAAACGTTGCAAGTAACGCTGACCGAGCCGGTGCCCTATTTCATTAGCATGTTGTCTCATACATCTATGAAACCGGTTAAGCGCGACGTTATTGAAAAGTATGGAGATAAATGGACGCTACCAACGAATTTTGTCGGCAACGGTGCTTATAAACTAAAAGACTGGGTAGTTAATGAGCGGATTGTGCTTGAGCGCAGCCCGACATATTGGAATAACAAGGCGACGGTTATTAATAAAGCGACTTTCTTGCCGATAACTTCTGAGGTGAGCGATATTAACCGCTACCGTAGCGGTGAAATTGATATCACCAATAGCGCTATTCCCCCCAATCTGTTTGCCAAAATGAAAAAAGACCTGCCATCGCAGGTTCACGTTAGCCCGTATCTTTGTACTTTTTATTACGAAATTAATAACGAAAGAGCGCCATTTACAGACGCGAGAGTGAGGGCGGCCATTAAATTAACGTTGGATCGTGACATCATTGCCACCAAAATTATGGGGCAAGGGCAGATCCCAGCTTATGGTTTTACCCCAACGTTCACTGATGGCGGTAATTTTTCATTACCAGAATGGGCAAGTTGGCCACAAGAAAAACGCAATGTTGAAGCCAGAAAGCTACTTGCTGAAGCAGGTTTCAATGAAAATAATCCATTAAAATTCAATTTGCTCTACAACACATCAGATCAAAATAAACAGCAGGCGATTGCCGCTGCCTCTATGTGGCAAAAAAATCTGGGTGCTACCGTCACCTTACAAAACCAAGAATGGAAAACTTCATTAGAAAGTCGTCACCAAGGCCAGTTTGATGTTGCCAGAGCGACTTGGTGTGGTGACTACAATGAGCCTACCGCGTTCCTCAATATGCTGTTATCAGATAGCAGCAATAATACGTTCTTCTATAAGAGTCCTGAATTTGATGCAATTTTAGCGAAAGCGCTGGTGGTTAAAGATACCCAAGAGCGTACCGCACTGTATCAACAAGCTGAGAATTTGCTGGATAAAGATTCTGCCATGGTACCGGTTTATTACCGTGTGAGTGTCCGCCTGATTCGACCCACAGTGGGCGGTTTTACCGGCAAAGATCCGCAAGATTTAACGGATTTAAAAAATCTTTATATCCGTAAGTTGTAG
- the oppA gene encoding oligopeptide ABC transporter substrate-binding protein OppA has translation MTNITKKNLLAAGIVAALGMMAVGNTFAANVPAGVQLAEKQVLVRNNGSEPQSLDPHKIEGVPESNISRDLLEGLVINDPNGKILPGVAESWDNKDFKVWTFHLRKDAKWSNGDPVTAQDFVYSWQRLSDPKTVSPYASYVQYAHIANIDDIITGKKSPDTLGVKALDDHTLEVTLSEPVPYLDKLLAHPSMSPVNKSVIEKFGDKWTQPQNFVGNGAYKLKDWVVNERIVLERSPTYWDNAKTVINQVTYLPISSEVTDVNRYRSGEIDMTYNNMPIELFQKLKKEIPQEVHVDPYLCTYYYEINNQKAPFTDARVREALKLGMDRDIIVNKVKNQGDLPAYGFTPPYTSGAELTPPEWFSWSQEKRNEVAKKLLAEAGYTKDKPLTFNLLYNTSDLHKKLAIAAASIWKKNLGVDVKLENQEWKTFLDTRHQGNFDVARAGWCADYNEPSSFLNMMLSDSSNNTVHYKSPAFDKLMQDTLKVKTEKERAGLYQQAEVLLDKDSAIVPLFYYVNARLVKPYVGGYTGKDPLDNMHVKDLYIIKQ, from the coding sequence ATGACCAACATCACGAAGAAAAATCTCCTAGCCGCAGGTATTGTCGCTGCTTTGGGTATGATGGCTGTCGGAAATACGTTCGCAGCGAATGTACCAGCTGGTGTACAACTGGCTGAGAAACAAGTATTAGTCCGTAATAATGGTTCTGAGCCTCAGTCATTGGACCCACATAAAATTGAAGGTGTGCCAGAATCAAATATCTCACGCGATCTGTTAGAAGGGTTGGTGATTAACGATCCTAATGGCAAGATTTTGCCGGGTGTTGCAGAAAGCTGGGATAATAAGGACTTCAAAGTCTGGACTTTCCATCTTCGTAAAGATGCCAAATGGTCAAATGGTGACCCTGTAACAGCACAGGATTTTGTTTATAGCTGGCAACGTTTGTCTGACCCTAAAACGGTTTCACCTTATGCAAGCTATGTCCAATATGCACATATCGCAAATATCGACGATATTATTACCGGTAAAAAGTCCCCTGATACTTTAGGTGTCAAAGCGTTAGATGATCATACGTTGGAAGTTACACTAAGCGAGCCAGTCCCGTATTTGGACAAGCTATTAGCTCATCCATCAATGTCACCGGTTAATAAATCGGTGATCGAGAAGTTTGGGGATAAATGGACTCAACCACAAAACTTTGTTGGCAATGGCGCATACAAGTTGAAAGATTGGGTGGTTAACGAGCGTATCGTGTTAGAACGTAGCCCAACTTATTGGGACAACGCGAAAACAGTTATCAACCAAGTGACCTATCTACCAATTTCCTCAGAAGTAACAGACGTTAACCGCTACCGCAGCGGTGAAATCGACATGACGTATAACAACATGCCGATCGAATTGTTCCAGAAATTGAAAAAAGAGATCCCACAAGAAGTTCATGTTGACCCATACCTGTGTACCTATTACTACGAAATCAATAACCAAAAAGCACCATTTACAGATGCTCGTGTACGTGAAGCACTAAAATTGGGTATGGATCGCGATATCATCGTGAACAAAGTGAAAAACCAAGGTGACTTACCGGCCTATGGTTTCACCCCTCCATACACCAGTGGCGCTGAACTGACACCACCAGAATGGTTTAGCTGGTCGCAAGAGAAACGTAACGAAGTCGCTAAGAAGTTATTGGCTGAAGCCGGTTATACCAAAGACAAGCCGTTGACATTCAACTTGCTATACAACACCTCTGATTTGCATAAGAAGCTGGCCATTGCTGCCGCGTCTATCTGGAAGAAAAACCTGGGTGTTGATGTTAAGTTGGAAAATCAGGAATGGAAAACCTTCCTGGATACTCGCCATCAGGGGAATTTCGATGTGGCCCGCGCCGGCTGGTGTGCTGACTACAATGAACCTTCTTCATTCCTGAATATGATGCTTTCTGACAGCAGCAACAACACTGTGCATTATAAGAGCCCAGCGTTTGATAAGCTGATGCAAGACACGCTGAAAGTGAAAACTGAGAAAGAGCGTGCTGGTTTGTACCAACAAGCTGAAGTCTTGCTAGATAAAGACTCAGCTATTGTCCCACTGTTCTATTACGTGAATGCCCGTTTAGTGAAGCCTTATGTCGGTGGTTACACCGGTAAAGATCCACTGGATAATATGCACGTTAAAGATCTTTATATTATCAAGCAATAA
- the oppB gene encoding oligopeptide ABC transporter permease OppB, producing MLKFILRRCLEAIPTLFILITISFFMMRLAPGSPFTGERNLPPEVMANIEAKYHLNDPVYKQYFNYLGQLAQGDLGPSFKYKDYTVNELVSASFPVSAKLGFAAFLLAVVLGVSAGVIAALNQNTKWDYTVMGFAMTGVVIPSFVVAPLLVLVFAIILKWLPGGGWNGGAPKFIILPMVALSLAYIASIARITRGSMIEVLHSNFIRTARAKGLPLRTIVLRHALKPALLPVLSYMGPAFVGIITGSMVIETIFGLPGIGQLFVNGALNRDYSLVLSLTILVGALTILFNAIVDVLYAVIDPKIRY from the coding sequence ATGTTAAAATTTATTCTACGCCGCTGTTTGGAAGCGATCCCGACACTATTCATTTTGATAACGATTTCATTCTTTATGATGCGTCTCGCCCCTGGAAGCCCGTTTACCGGTGAGCGTAATCTTCCACCCGAAGTGATGGCGAATATTGAGGCGAAATATCACCTCAACGACCCAGTTTATAAGCAGTATTTCAATTATTTGGGGCAACTGGCGCAAGGTGATCTCGGGCCTTCATTTAAATATAAAGATTATACCGTTAACGAGTTAGTCTCAGCCTCGTTTCCTGTTTCAGCTAAACTTGGATTTGCTGCATTTCTACTCGCTGTTGTGTTGGGTGTGAGTGCCGGTGTCATTGCCGCGTTGAACCAAAATACCAAGTGGGACTATACCGTTATGGGCTTTGCCATGACGGGGGTGGTGATCCCAAGTTTTGTGGTCGCCCCGTTATTAGTCTTGGTTTTCGCCATTATATTAAAATGGCTACCTGGTGGGGGATGGAACGGCGGAGCACCGAAATTTATTATTTTACCAATGGTGGCATTATCATTGGCTTATATCGCCAGCATTGCGCGTATCACCCGTGGTTCCATGATTGAAGTACTCCATTCTAACTTTATCCGCACGGCGCGCGCTAAAGGATTACCGTTGCGCACGATTGTTCTACGCCATGCATTAAAACCGGCGTTGCTCCCCGTGCTGTCTTATATGGGGCCTGCATTTGTCGGCATTATTACCGGTTCAATGGTGATAGAAACTATTTTCGGTTTACCGGGTATTGGCCAGTTGTTTGTCAACGGAGCGTTAAATCGCGATTACTCATTGGTCCTGAGCTTGACCATTCTGGTCGGCGCGCTAACCATTTTATTCAATGCGATTGTCGACGTGCTTTATGCCGTTATCGATCCGAAAATCCGTTACTAG
- the oppC gene encoding oligopeptide ABC transporter permease OppC: MMLSKKNSEALEVFSEKLEVEGRSLWQDARRRFIHNRAAITSLVILMFITLFVIFAPMIAQFSYSDTDWGMMSAAPDMESGHYFGTDSSGRDLLVRVAIGGRISLMVGVAAALVAVVVGTLYGSLSGYLGGKVDSLMMRLLEILNSFPFMFFVILLVTFFGQNILLIFVAIGMVSWLDMARIVRGQTLSLKRKEFIEAALVGGVSTRNIVLRHIVPNVLGVVVVYASLLVPSMILFESFLSFLGLGTQEPLSSWGALLSDGANSMEVSPWLLMFPAGFLVVTLFCFNFIGDGLRDALDPKDR; the protein is encoded by the coding sequence ATTATGTTGAGCAAAAAAAATAGCGAAGCTCTGGAGGTTTTCAGTGAAAAACTGGAAGTTGAAGGACGTAGCCTATGGCAGGATGCCCGCCGCCGCTTTATACACAACCGTGCGGCGATCACCAGTTTGGTGATCCTGATGTTTATTACCCTGTTTGTTATTTTCGCGCCAATGATAGCGCAGTTTAGCTACTCAGATACTGATTGGGGCATGATGTCCGCAGCACCTGATATGGAGTCTGGACACTATTTTGGTACAGATTCATCTGGTCGTGATTTGTTGGTCCGTGTCGCTATTGGTGGTCGCATTTCATTAATGGTTGGTGTTGCCGCTGCACTGGTTGCGGTGGTCGTCGGCACATTATATGGCTCTTTGTCGGGTTATTTGGGTGGGAAAGTCGACTCACTGATGATGCGCCTGCTGGAAATCCTTAACTCATTTCCATTCATGTTCTTCGTCATTCTATTGGTCACCTTCTTCGGCCAAAATATCTTGTTGATTTTCGTGGCTATCGGCATGGTGTCTTGGCTCGATATGGCTCGTATCGTTCGTGGCCAGACATTAAGTTTGAAACGAAAAGAGTTTATTGAAGCGGCATTGGTTGGCGGTGTTTCAACACGGAATATCGTTTTGCGCCATATCGTCCCGAACGTACTCGGTGTGGTGGTGGTGTACGCTTCTTTGCTGGTTCCCAGCATGATTTTATTCGAGTCTTTCCTCAGCTTCCTGGGTCTAGGAACGCAAGAGCCGCTGAGTAGTTGGGGAGCTTTGCTCAGTGATGGTGCCAACTCAATGGAAGTCTCGCCATGGTTACTGATGTTTCCTGCCGGATTCTTGGTCGTAACCTTGTTTTGTTTTAACTTTATCGGCGATGGCTTGCGTGATGCCCTCGACCCGAAAGATCGCTGA